One region of Roseicitreum antarcticum genomic DNA includes:
- a CDS encoding sugar-binding transcriptional regulator, with translation MNKPPKLPSVKSDKDALLSNIALLYYGEGLTQNEIAKRYKLSRVTIVNMLRDCRERGIVEIRVDGQHLAASGLARDLREKYGLQDVYVAIDSMGEGSTQRSDNLAQLARVASMAILDIVEPGDRIGVAWGETIAAVANAMPRHSVAGTQVCQLIGSQESTRVPASEICAIEVANKLGAQCHTLHAPGIVSSAELASALKSEVTIRNQLARLSSLDMTIFAVGHVGSDTHMAAAGIASTAELEAARRQGAAGIICCRYIDKNGQEIRTAPYDRIIAASIDDIKAAPKKLLVVCGSDRLDATRAAIHGGLVTHLVVDRKLAKILINS, from the coding sequence ATGAACAAGCCCCCCAAACTACCGAGTGTCAAAAGCGACAAGGACGCGCTCCTTTCCAATATCGCCTTGCTGTACTACGGTGAGGGCCTGACACAGAACGAGATTGCCAAGCGCTACAAGCTGTCGCGGGTCACAATCGTCAATATGCTGCGCGATTGCCGGGAGCGGGGCATCGTCGAGATCCGGGTCGATGGACAGCATCTGGCAGCCTCCGGCCTGGCGCGGGACCTGCGTGAAAAATACGGCTTGCAGGATGTCTATGTCGCCATAGACAGCATGGGGGAAGGATCGACCCAGCGCAGCGACAACCTGGCACAGTTGGCACGTGTCGCCTCGATGGCTATTCTCGACATTGTCGAACCTGGTGACCGGATCGGCGTCGCCTGGGGCGAAACCATCGCTGCGGTCGCCAACGCCATGCCGCGTCACTCTGTGGCCGGGACGCAGGTGTGCCAGCTGATCGGCTCACAAGAGTCGACGCGCGTTCCAGCATCCGAGATCTGCGCTATCGAAGTCGCCAACAAGCTGGGGGCGCAGTGCCATACGCTGCACGCCCCCGGCATCGTGTCGAGCGCGGAACTGGCCAGCGCTCTGAAGTCCGAAGTCACGATCCGAAACCAGCTGGCGCGGCTGTCGAGCCTTGACATGACGATCTTTGCCGTCGGCCACGTGGGCAGCGACACCCACATGGCTGCCGCCGGCATCGCCTCGACCGCAGAGCTGGAGGCCGCGAGACGTCAAGGCGCCGCAGGGATCATCTGCTGCCGCTACATCGACAAAAACGGCCAGGAGATTCGCACTGCCCCCTACGACCGGATTATCGCGGCTTCGATCGATGATATCAAAGCGGCCCCCAAAAAACTGCTCGTCGTCTGCGGAAGCGATCGTCTGGACGCGACCCGCGCCGCAATCCATGGCGGACTTGTCACCCATCTGGTGGTCGACCGAAAGCTCGCCAAAATCCTGATCAACAGCTAG
- a CDS encoding class II aldolase/adducin family protein → MLEALKKLVCEQNHELPANGLVVGSGGNVSGRDPETGLVVIKPSGVKFAALTPDTMVVVDLDGTVVEGTAKPSVDTGIHLYIYRNRADVFGVAHTHSPYASSFAARGERIPAVMTPITHMLGRDVPCSRYATPGEVDTGEAIIEAAGGGWAVLVKAHGVFTMGRDAKEATSNAMYLEEAAMTTHLAMTRGPVDELPQAEIDRCYKWFHKNYGQSGSKVVKD, encoded by the coding sequence ATGCTTGAGGCGCTCAAGAAACTCGTCTGCGAACAGAACCACGAATTGCCGGCCAACGGGCTGGTGGTGGGTTCTGGCGGCAATGTTTCTGGCCGGGACCCGGAAACGGGGCTGGTCGTGATCAAGCCCTCTGGGGTGAAATTCGCCGCGCTTACGCCCGACACGATGGTCGTCGTCGACCTTGATGGCACCGTGGTCGAAGGGACGGCGAAGCCCTCGGTCGATACGGGCATTCACCTCTACATCTACCGCAATCGCGCGGACGTCTTCGGCGTTGCGCACACCCATTCGCCCTATGCCAGCAGTTTTGCCGCGCGCGGCGAACGCATTCCGGCCGTGATGACGCCCATTACCCACATGCTGGGCCGCGACGTGCCCTGTTCGCGTTACGCGACGCCGGGCGAGGTGGACACCGGAGAGGCCATCATCGAGGCCGCCGGGGGCGGCTGGGCGGTGCTGGTCAAGGCGCATGGGGTGTTCACCATGGGGCGCGACGCAAAAGAAGCCACCTCCAACGCGATGTATCTCGAAGAGGCGGCCATGACGACTCATCTGGCCATGACCCGCGGCCCGGTGGATGAATTGCCACAGGCAGAAATCGATCGTTGCTATAAATGGTTCCACAAAAACTATGGGCAATCAGGCAGCAAGGTCGTTAAAGATTAA
- a CDS encoding zinc-binding dehydrogenase, whose translation MTNMMKVAVQYAIDDIRIEERPVPEIGPGELLLKTRACGLCGGETMAWYKTEPKVLGHEPSGEVVEVGAGVTDYKIGDRVFVNHHVGRVDSHLSRRGHFTRDPFYKTMRLDPGGVCEYFRVTAQHIAMDTHKLPDSISDEAAVTIEPWSCVLSGLKRCMIQPGDTVAVVGAGFMGQGFLHLAPLFGAGKVVALDFSDWRLEKAKFFGATHTVNPRTEDAVEAMRALNNGRLADTVIVIAPFPAAWDQALALTEVGGCLHLGAPMPPDTDWVQSGHKAYFDQITITSRYSSDHTDTYSYIRLLQAGRIKAADAVSHRFDISDSAEAFRMLVEAEKSLKIVVYPHGIPNNNQGHAHA comes from the coding sequence ATGACCAACATGATGAAAGTGGCCGTGCAATACGCCATCGATGACATCCGCATCGAAGAGCGACCGGTCCCCGAAATCGGCCCCGGCGAACTGCTGCTTAAGACCCGCGCCTGCGGACTTTGCGGGGGCGAGACGATGGCGTGGTACAAGACCGAACCGAAGGTTTTGGGACACGAACCCTCGGGCGAGGTGGTCGAGGTAGGCGCCGGTGTGACCGACTACAAGATCGGAGACCGGGTGTTCGTGAACCATCACGTCGGACGTGTGGACAGCCACCTGTCCCGCCGTGGCCACTTCACCCGCGATCCGTTCTACAAAACCATGCGGCTTGATCCCGGCGGGGTCTGCGAGTATTTCCGTGTCACCGCCCAGCACATTGCGATGGACACGCACAAGCTGCCCGACAGCATCTCAGACGAGGCCGCCGTCACCATCGAACCGTGGTCATGTGTGCTTTCCGGGCTCAAGCGGTGTATGATCCAGCCGGGCGATACCGTGGCCGTGGTCGGCGCGGGCTTCATGGGACAGGGCTTTTTGCATCTTGCCCCGCTGTTCGGGGCGGGCAAGGTGGTGGCGCTCGATTTCTCGGATTGGCGGCTGGAAAAGGCGAAGTTCTTCGGGGCCACCCATACGGTCAATCCCAGAACCGAAGATGCCGTCGAGGCGATGCGCGCGCTTAACAACGGGCGCCTGGCCGATACGGTGATCGTGATTGCACCGTTCCCTGCCGCCTGGGACCAGGCGCTTGCCCTGACGGAAGTCGGCGGCTGTCTACATCTGGGCGCGCCGATGCCACCTGACACGGATTGGGTGCAAAGCGGCCACAAGGCGTATTTCGACCAGATCACCATCACCTCGCGCTACAGCTCGGATCACACGGACACATACAGCTACATCCGCCTGCTGCAAGCCGGCCGCATCAAGGCCGCGGACGCGGTTTCGCACCGCTTTGACATCAGCGACAGCGCAGAGGCGTTCAGGATGCTGGTAGAGGCCGAGAAATCGCTGAAGATCGTCGTTTATCCCCACGGCATCCCCAATAACAACCAGGGGCACGCTCATGCTTGA
- a CDS encoding FGGY-family carbohydrate kinase — MSEFRIGLDVGTTAIKAAVYQPDGTCVARAERGNKVLRTGPGRAEQDMEQVWQNAVSCLAEVAKDCEGATIGSVGVCGQGDGLWAIDADGYPVGNAMLWNDTRAAADLETLVDAGRTDAIGKGSGTSLWPGTSAMLWRWLQAQDGHAASRVATVFTCADWIGYRLTGTVATDMSNGSIPFIDLDARRYSDAQFASVDCEGLKPRLASPRCASDRLGGLTAEAARATGLPEGLPVSVGTLDLAAMIVGMGLDQPGQTMLIMGTTAVVNILTDVADRVSVPVGASALHATSDAIIRILAPATGAAAFDWFAQLHPQSLGGDTPAAVAEKLNALVLSVPVGANGVTFLPYLNGERAPFVAADITAGFHGMRSDTTKADLGRAVMEGTAMSLRHCFESHSGLPTRPVQLTGGGSRNAVWCQIIADIIGQDVVVSPQSDQGLWGAACLGAAAAGAGDAMTLVQRDEDTTTYAADPEKHAAYSSVYRRYEMISSAMRRLQKDLNLIKDPMP, encoded by the coding sequence GTGAGCGAATTCAGAATTGGTCTAGACGTCGGGACAACGGCGATCAAGGCGGCGGTCTACCAGCCGGACGGCACCTGCGTGGCGCGGGCAGAGCGGGGCAACAAGGTCCTGCGCACAGGCCCCGGCCGTGCAGAGCAGGATATGGAGCAGGTCTGGCAAAACGCAGTGTCATGCTTGGCCGAGGTCGCAAAAGACTGCGAAGGCGCGACGATCGGATCGGTGGGGGTTTGCGGTCAGGGCGATGGTCTGTGGGCGATCGATGCAGATGGGTATCCAGTTGGCAACGCCATGTTGTGGAATGACACGCGCGCGGCGGCCGACCTGGAAACGCTTGTCGATGCCGGACGAACCGACGCCATCGGCAAGGGGTCGGGCACATCGCTCTGGCCCGGCACGTCCGCGATGCTGTGGCGCTGGCTACAGGCGCAGGACGGTCATGCAGCCTCCAGGGTCGCCACTGTCTTTACCTGCGCGGACTGGATCGGCTACCGATTAACGGGGACGGTGGCGACAGACATGTCGAACGGGTCGATCCCTTTCATTGACCTCGACGCTCGCCGCTACAGCGACGCGCAGTTCGCGTCGGTCGATTGCGAAGGGCTGAAGCCGCGGTTGGCATCCCCCCGTTGCGCCTCGGACCGGCTGGGCGGCCTGACGGCAGAGGCCGCCCGCGCCACCGGGCTGCCCGAAGGCTTGCCGGTTTCGGTCGGCACACTCGATCTGGCGGCGATGATCGTCGGCATGGGCCTAGATCAGCCGGGGCAGACCATGCTTATCATGGGCACAACGGCGGTGGTCAACATCCTGACTGATGTGGCGGACCGCGTTTCGGTTCCCGTCGGTGCGTCGGCGCTGCATGCGACCAGCGACGCGATCATTCGCATCCTTGCCCCAGCAACCGGGGCGGCAGCCTTTGACTGGTTCGCCCAGTTGCATCCCCAAAGCCTTGGCGGCGACACGCCGGCGGCGGTCGCGGAAAAGCTGAATGCGCTCGTGCTCAGCGTGCCGGTCGGCGCGAACGGGGTGACGTTCCTGCCGTATCTGAATGGCGAACGCGCACCCTTTGTCGCGGCCGATATCACCGCGGGCTTTCACGGCATGCGCTCTGACACGACCAAGGCCGATCTGGGGCGCGCCGTCATGGAAGGCACCGCGATGAGCCTTCGTCATTGCTTCGAAAGCCACTCCGGCTTGCCGACCCGGCCCGTCCAGTTGACTGGCGGCGGGTCCCGCAACGCGGTCTGGTGTCAGATCATCGCGGACATTATCGGCCAAGACGTGGTGGTCAGCCCGCAATCGGACCAAGGCCTGTGGGGCGCGGCCTGCCTTGGTGCAGCCGCCGCCGGCGCAGGCGACGCCATGACCCTCGTTCAGCGCGACGAGGACACAACCACCTATGCTGCCGATCCCGAAAAGCACGCCGCCTACAGCAGTGTCTACCGACGGTACGAGATGATCTCGTCGGCCATGCGGCGGCTGCAGAAAGACCTCAATTTAATCAAGGACCCGATGCCATGA
- a CDS encoding sugar ABC transporter substrate-binding protein, translating to MFWFGQQVRGGTFYQMGERIMKKLLAATSAIAVLSVSTVWAQGQLSLDGKTIGVAVVGTQHFWDREAFNGATSRVEELGGTVVAVDGGRDNQVHADNHDVLMNRGVDAVISILGDGAVEPKFEALQAAGIPVFSVDHPSPHVVNNTTSDNYYMGTTIGRYMADAMGGAGKVAVFNAFENSLRICGIRTGLWKYVLQDYPEIEIIQPELAEEFANAPEDARRQTLDLLSQYPEGEIDAIHVGCWDQPAIGVVQALEESGRTDVLVTALDGGPDTLEIMAEEGSPFVANVAQQPRLIGQTAAENVARYFAGDTLLPQTYVEVVPINGPEEAKAAYKELGYGEIN from the coding sequence TTGTTCTGGTTTGGGCAGCAGGTACGAGGAGGTACCTTTTACCAAATGGGAGAGAGAATCATGAAAAAGCTGTTAGCCGCCACCAGCGCAATCGCGGTGCTGAGCGTGTCCACGGTCTGGGCACAAGGCCAGCTGAGTCTTGATGGGAAAACCATCGGTGTTGCCGTTGTCGGCACACAGCATTTCTGGGACCGCGAAGCATTCAACGGCGCAACCAGCAGGGTGGAAGAGCTTGGCGGCACCGTTGTGGCCGTCGACGGTGGCCGTGACAATCAGGTTCATGCCGATAATCACGATGTGCTGATGAACCGGGGCGTTGACGCGGTGATCTCGATTCTGGGCGATGGCGCGGTCGAACCGAAGTTCGAAGCCCTGCAGGCCGCCGGCATTCCGGTGTTCTCTGTCGATCATCCCAGCCCGCATGTGGTGAACAATACCACCTCGGACAATTACTACATGGGCACCACCATCGGTCGCTATATGGCCGACGCGATGGGCGGCGCAGGCAAGGTTGCCGTGTTCAACGCGTTCGAGAATTCGCTGCGCATTTGCGGTATCAGAACCGGTCTGTGGAAATACGTGCTGCAGGATTATCCGGAGATCGAGATTATCCAGCCTGAGCTGGCCGAAGAGTTCGCCAATGCGCCCGAAGATGCGCGCCGCCAGACGCTCGACCTGCTCAGCCAATATCCCGAGGGCGAGATCGACGCCATCCACGTGGGCTGCTGGGATCAACCGGCCATCGGTGTCGTGCAGGCGCTTGAGGAATCCGGCCGGACAGATGTCCTGGTGACCGCGCTTGACGGCGGTCCCGACACGCTCGAAATCATGGCCGAAGAGGGCAGCCCCTTTGTGGCCAACGTGGCGCAACAGCCGCGCCTGATCGGCCAGACCGCCGCAGAGAACGTGGCGCGCTACTTTGCCGGCGACACCCTTTTGCCGCAGACCTATGTAGAGGTGGTGCCGATCAACGGGCCCGAAGAAGCCAAGGCAGCCTACAAAGAACTGGGCTACGGCGAGATCAATTGA
- a CDS encoding sugar ABC transporter ATP-binding protein, with translation MTEAAFQLSGIVQIFPGVRALDGADLTVLPGEVHGLVGENGAGKSTIIKVLAGVYQPDEGQIAVGGATVFPVTPDKIRAAGIRFIHQELHLVPHFTVAESVFMGQEISGPFGLSKRKMRSRAEAFLREELGSELPGNRLIRDLGPAERKLVQVARALVDGAAKVVVFDEPTAPLASEDVRTIMKAVAQLKSRGIAILYVSHYLNEIIDICDRVTVFRQGRNVAVFDTVSKETGPELVSAMIGRALDNFFPTTDREPGDVSLQLVGYDDGKAFSDVTLDIRRGEIFGIAGLIGSGREELIDALYGLRKSRGTLTLDGAPLDTRTAAKAVANGMVLVPRDRRHDGLVLPMTVTENATLATLDENASFGMIDRRKTRAVTERLINDLDIRPNNPLAVTRFLSGGNQQKVVLARWLAKSARIFIFDAPTVGVDVGAKTEIYQLIENLAAEGAIIVMSSSDPVELVGTCDRVAVMMRGKVRTIIDKPYLNVDHLVAVTTGATTVLEPADAS, from the coding sequence ATGACCGAAGCAGCGTTCCAGCTCAGCGGAATCGTTCAGATATTTCCCGGTGTCCGTGCGCTGGACGGGGCCGACCTGACCGTCCTTCCGGGCGAGGTTCACGGCCTTGTCGGCGAAAACGGCGCTGGAAAATCCACGATCATCAAGGTCTTGGCCGGTGTTTACCAGCCCGACGAAGGCCAGATCGCGGTGGGCGGCGCTACGGTGTTTCCGGTCACGCCGGACAAGATCAGAGCTGCCGGCATCCGGTTTATCCACCAGGAACTGCATCTTGTGCCGCATTTCACCGTCGCGGAATCAGTGTTCATGGGTCAGGAAATTTCCGGCCCGTTCGGATTGTCCAAAAGGAAGATGCGCAGCCGCGCAGAGGCCTTCTTGCGCGAAGAGCTGGGTTCGGAACTGCCGGGCAACCGCCTGATCCGCGACCTGGGCCCGGCAGAGCGCAAACTGGTGCAGGTGGCGCGTGCGCTGGTCGACGGGGCCGCGAAGGTCGTCGTTTTCGACGAACCCACAGCGCCCCTTGCCAGCGAGGATGTGCGCACAATCATGAAGGCCGTCGCACAACTGAAATCGCGCGGCATCGCGATTCTGTATGTGTCGCATTACCTGAACGAAATCATTGACATCTGCGATCGTGTCACGGTGTTCCGGCAAGGCAGGAACGTGGCTGTCTTTGACACGGTCAGCAAGGAAACCGGGCCAGAGCTGGTGTCGGCCATGATCGGGCGCGCGCTCGACAACTTTTTTCCGACCACCGACCGCGAACCGGGCGACGTCAGCTTGCAACTGGTCGGATACGACGACGGCAAGGCCTTTTCTGACGTGACGCTCGACATCCGGCGGGGCGAGATTTTCGGCATCGCCGGCCTGATCGGGTCCGGTCGCGAAGAGTTGATAGATGCGCTGTACGGATTGCGGAAGTCCCGCGGCACCCTGACGCTGGACGGCGCGCCGCTTGATACTAGGACCGCCGCGAAGGCGGTGGCAAACGGCATGGTCCTTGTCCCGCGCGACCGGCGGCACGACGGTCTGGTGCTTCCGATGACAGTGACCGAGAACGCAACACTGGCCACGCTTGACGAAAACGCCAGTTTTGGCATGATCGACCGTCGCAAGACGCGTGCCGTGACCGAGCGGCTGATCAATGATCTCGACATCCGGCCTAACAATCCCTTGGCCGTCACCCGCTTTCTGTCGGGGGGCAACCAACAGAAGGTCGTTCTGGCCCGCTGGCTGGCCAAGAGCGCCAGGATCTTTATCTTTGACGCGCCGACGGTGGGCGTCGATGTGGGTGCCAAAACAGAAATCTATCAGTTGATCGAAAACCTTGCCGCAGAGGGTGCGATCATCGTGATGTCGTCATCCGACCCGGTGGAGCTTGTCGGTACCTGTGACCGCGTCGCCGTCATGATGCGTGGCAAGGTCCGAACGATCATCGACAAGCCGTATCTCAACGTGGACCACCTCGTGGCGGTTACCACCGGCGCCACGACCGTTTTGGAGCCTGCAGATGCAAGCTAG
- a CDS encoding ABC transporter permease, producing MQASARNQKHRLATIVGLLPLIIFLALLLYVGLNAPNFMTIVNLKLVLAQSLTVVLSVIGLSAVVMAGGDDVVSGGIDMSIPATAVLCAGIVAVMTGAGQPAILAALAALVAAMLVGVVNAVLVTRLRMAPLLATLAMFVAVVGITNVITERKRLNLNVESIAALRGDIAFGIPLGILIVAILSLLAWFFLHRSKWGLNLQAAGGSRDAAEISGIRVDRLVAQSYLVAAFMGFVTGFFTLARANGYSPGAQDNLLLEMVLATFLGAAFSPRRIVTVWGAILGAVLVAAISIGLKTIGVNVFWTDLIKGALIVIVVALSAISQWAQ from the coding sequence ATGCAAGCTAGCGCGCGCAATCAGAAGCACCGGCTGGCGACGATCGTCGGGCTGTTGCCGCTGATCATCTTTTTGGCATTGTTGCTCTACGTGGGCCTTAACGCGCCTAACTTCATGACCATCGTCAACCTCAAGCTGGTGCTGGCGCAAAGCCTGACGGTCGTTTTGTCTGTCATCGGATTGTCCGCCGTGGTCATGGCGGGTGGCGACGATGTAGTTTCCGGCGGGATAGACATGTCGATCCCTGCCACGGCCGTGCTGTGTGCCGGGATCGTGGCGGTGATGACCGGCGCAGGGCAGCCGGCCATTCTTGCGGCCTTGGCCGCGCTGGTCGCTGCGATGCTGGTCGGCGTCGTTAACGCGGTCCTGGTCACGCGATTGCGCATGGCGCCGCTTCTGGCCACGCTTGCCATGTTCGTAGCTGTCGTGGGCATCACCAATGTCATCACAGAGCGCAAGAGGCTCAACCTCAATGTCGAATCCATCGCCGCACTGCGTGGCGACATCGCATTCGGCATTCCGCTTGGTATCCTGATCGTCGCAATACTCAGCCTGCTTGCCTGGTTCTTTCTTCACCGTTCAAAGTGGGGGCTGAACCTGCAGGCGGCTGGCGGCAGCCGTGATGCGGCCGAAATCTCGGGGATCCGCGTTGATCGGCTGGTGGCGCAATCCTATCTTGTAGCGGCCTTCATGGGGTTCGTGACGGGGTTCTTTACCCTTGCACGTGCCAACGGCTATTCTCCCGGCGCGCAAGACAACCTCCTTCTTGAAATGGTGCTGGCGACCTTTCTCGGGGCTGCGTTCTCGCCGCGCCGGATCGTTACCGTCTGGGGCGCCATTCTGGGGGCCGTGCTGGTCGCGGCGATCTCCATCGGGCTCAAGACCATCGGGGTGAACGTGTTCTGGACCGACCTTATCAAGGGCGCGCTTATCGTGATCGTCGTGGCGCTGTCCGCAATTTCGCAATGGGCGCAGTGA
- a CDS encoding ABC transporter permease: MNTVANQRRFSFRKIVMRFGFLIVFAAFFLFFAAWNPVFVQGQNLLNIVEGSAILIIIALGMTLIVATGGIDLSVGIALDFGAAFAVVAMKSYGMGWFPAACVGLIGGSLVGLLNAALVVGLRISPFLATLGTFFIGSSVQRIFTNGGGPISHRQMQDGFRNIAQGDLFGIPTEVIIAVVLVVIYYFVLERSVWGRQVHAIGMQRSAAIVAGIRVNRILIACFVFAAITCAVGGLIAAANIRMFTPLSGFSYLLDAIAAVFIGAALHPRGRPNVPGTLAGVLFLGMLTNGLNLMGLDFNTKDALSGIILVSALALAVAQRNMRNAD; the protein is encoded by the coding sequence ATGAATACAGTCGCAAATCAACGCCGGTTCTCGTTTCGCAAAATCGTGATGCGCTTTGGCTTTCTGATCGTCTTTGCGGCCTTCTTTTTGTTCTTCGCGGCGTGGAACCCGGTCTTTGTACAGGGTCAGAACTTGCTGAACATCGTTGAAGGCTCTGCCATCCTTATCATCATCGCCCTTGGGATGACGCTGATCGTGGCAACCGGCGGCATCGACCTGTCGGTGGGGATCGCGTTGGACTTCGGCGCTGCCTTTGCCGTGGTGGCAATGAAGTCTTATGGCATGGGCTGGTTCCCGGCGGCCTGCGTGGGTCTGATCGGCGGGTCGCTGGTGGGGCTATTGAACGCGGCGCTGGTGGTCGGCCTGCGGATCAGTCCTTTTCTGGCGACACTGGGCACGTTCTTTATCGGGTCATCTGTGCAGCGTATCTTTACCAACGGCGGCGGGCCGATTTCTCATCGCCAGATGCAAGACGGTTTTCGCAACATCGCACAGGGGGACCTGTTCGGCATACCGACCGAAGTCATCATCGCGGTCGTTCTGGTGGTGATCTATTACTTCGTGCTCGAGCGCTCGGTCTGGGGACGGCAGGTGCATGCGATTGGCATGCAGCGGTCCGCCGCAATCGTGGCGGGCATTCGCGTAAACCGCATCCTGATCGCGTGTTTCGTCTTTGCCGCGATTACCTGCGCGGTGGGCGGTCTGATTGCGGCAGCCAATATCCGCATGTTCACGCCGCTGTCGGGCTTTTCATACCTGCTGGACGCCATCGCCGCAGTTTTCATCGGGGCGGCCCTGCATCCGCGCGGACGACCGAACGTGCCGGGCACGCTGGCGGGTGTGCTGTTTCTGGGTATGCTCACCAACGGGCTGAATCTGATGGGGCTTGACTTCAACACAAAGGACGCACTGTCCGGCATCATCCTGGTGTCCGCGCTGGCGCTTGCCGTGGCGCAACGTAACATGCGCAACGCCGACTGA